A region of Cellulophaga sp. RHA19 DNA encodes the following proteins:
- a CDS encoding M56 family metallopeptidase: protein MEYLIFIAKSSLVIALFFICFQMFLRNETFFKANRLFLLAGIFVAMIFPFLIITKVVFTNTPIVDFNKLSNTVVNNSSIENINWWLVVLTVYVVGCVFFLGRFLVQLASLFSLINKGASTRVGRYKMVEVTADTSAFSFFNYIVYNPNLHTANELKTIIKHEELHARQKHSLDMLLTHLLCVLQWANPFAWWYKKMVSVNLEYLVDDAIVSHQNKKEYQYLLLQQSVHSMASLSVTNTFFNSLVKKRIVMLNKSKSRKESILKMGLVIPMLFCAVVVFNTETIAQSKSVSNDLVSDIPKVTIVKNSETISVKDSVKTIESKAKKQTQTVDIQSKEKQKKVSNTYNFQIEDNVQASITPVSMTTPIREAKTPENSYLTSKKPLIIVNGEVMPSSFDMNLLIPENIEHINIFKNQSAIDRFGKKGENGVVEITTKK from the coding sequence ATGGAGTATTTAATTTTTATTGCTAAAAGCAGCTTGGTTATAGCATTGTTTTTTATTTGTTTTCAGATGTTTTTACGTAACGAAACATTTTTTAAAGCGAATAGGTTGTTTTTGCTAGCAGGAATATTTGTAGCAATGATATTTCCTTTTTTAATTATAACCAAAGTGGTTTTTACTAATACTCCTATTGTAGATTTTAATAAATTAAGCAATACTGTTGTCAATAATTCATCAATAGAAAATATAAATTGGTGGTTGGTAGTTTTGACTGTTTACGTTGTGGGTTGTGTATTTTTCTTAGGTAGATTTTTAGTGCAATTGGCGTCTTTATTTAGTTTAATTAATAAAGGGGCAAGCACAAGAGTAGGTAGGTATAAAATGGTTGAGGTTACTGCGGATACCAGTGCGTTTTCATTTTTTAATTACATTGTGTATAATCCTAATTTACATACGGCAAATGAGCTTAAAACAATTATTAAGCATGAAGAGTTACACGCCAGACAAAAACACTCTCTAGATATGTTACTTACACATTTGTTATGTGTATTGCAATGGGCAAACCCGTTTGCGTGGTGGTACAAAAAAATGGTTTCTGTAAACTTAGAGTACCTTGTTGATGATGCAATAGTATCGCATCAAAATAAAAAAGAATATCAGTATTTGTTATTGCAACAGTCTGTGCATAGTATGGCTTCTTTATCAGTAACCAATACATTTTTTAACTCATTAGTAAAAAAACGTATTGTAATGCTTAACAAAAGTAAGTCTAGAAAAGAAAGCATATTAAAAATGGGATTGGTAATACCAATGCTGTTTTGTGCTGTTGTTGTATTTAATACAGAAACTATTGCCCAATCTAAATCTGTTTCTAATGACTTAGTTAGTGATATTCCTAAAGTAACTATTGTAAAAAATAGCGAGACTATAAGTGTAAAAGACTCTGTTAAAACAATAGAGAGTAAGGCTAAAAAGCAAACTCAAACTGTTGATATTCAGTCAAAAGAAAAACAGAAAAAAGTGTCTAACACATATAATTTTCAAATAGAAGATAATGTGCAAGCTTCTATTACTCCTGTTTCTATGACTACGCCAATACGTGAAGCAAAAACACCTGAAAATTCTTATTTAACAAGTAAAAAACCTTTAATAATTGTAAATGGAGAGGTAATGCCAAGCTCTTTTGATATGAATCTGTTAATTCCTGAAAATATTGAGCATATAAATATTTTTAAAAATCAATCTGCTATAGATAGGTTTGGTAAAAAAGGAGAAAATGGTGTGGTAGAAATTACAACGAAAAAATAA
- a CDS encoding BlaI/MecI/CopY family transcriptional regulator yields the protein MKKLTNKEEEVLKILWKLEKAFVKDVLAEFKEDKPHYNTLSTMIRNLEEKGYVSHTAYGNTHQYYPIVEKEVYRKGFMSRAITDFYSNSYKSLVSNFVNEDKISVDELKEIINHIENNK from the coding sequence ATGAAAAAGTTAACAAACAAAGAGGAAGAAGTACTTAAGATTTTGTGGAAGCTAGAAAAAGCTTTTGTTAAAGATGTCTTGGCAGAATTTAAAGAAGATAAGCCACATTACAATACGTTATCTACTATGATTAGAAATTTAGAGGAAAAAGGATATGTTAGTCATACTGCATATGGCAATACCCATCAATATTACCCAATAGTAGAAAAAGAAGTGTACAGAAAAGGATTTATGAGCAGGGCTATTACAGACTTTTACAGCAACTCATACAAGAGTTTGGTGTCTAACTTTGTTAATGAAGATAAAATTAGTGTAGATGAGCTAAAAGAGATTATTAACCATATAGAAAACAATAAGTAA
- a CDS encoding M13 family metallopeptidase: MKITNKSLLVVGLAGALAITSCKDGKEAKKEDVVAQAEVEKIPGIVLENMDTLVNPKADFYNYVNGSWMKNTDIPDDRSSWGGFSVLRQSTDADVLEIIAEAKESGKYGADTDQAKALAIFETKLDTTARNKAGLTPIEPALKAIAEVKSLSDLQTVLAKNPAVSSPFIGFSVRADLNNSAMNAVYMGGAGLGLPDRDYYLEQDSKSKEIREQYKKYISKMLQMLGDSKEVANKAAITILDLETKLAEPRLDKVQSRDARNFNNPKTVAEADAMLSSLDVKKMIADLGMTKKFDTILVTQLKYTAALDKLLKNTPIEDLKTLVKWDTFNGATGRLTTATETASWEFYSKYLRGAKKQRPADERALATVNGTVGEALGKLYVDAKFPPEAKVKAEKMIANVITAYKNRIKKLDWMSEDTKVKAIEKLDKFTVKIAYPDSWEDYSNMEVAADKSYFDNMTAVGKWGRAKNFAEIGEPVDKSEWGMSPQTVNAYFNPMNNEIVFPAAILQPPFYNYTADDAVNYGGIGAVIGHEISHAFDDSGARFDAEGNLKNWWTDEDLAAFTERGDALATQYSNLEVLDSVYVNGKFTLGENIGDLGGVLGAYDGLQLLFEENGRPEDIDGFTAEQRFFMSWATVWRTKSRDEALRNQVKTDPHSPGMIRAVQPLLNIDAFYDAFDIKERDPMYVAPEKRVRIW; this comes from the coding sequence ATGAAAATTACTAACAAATCACTACTGGTAGTTGGTTTGGCTGGTGCTCTTGCTATTACCTCATGTAAAGATGGTAAAGAAGCTAAAAAAGAGGACGTTGTAGCCCAAGCCGAAGTAGAAAAAATTCCTGGTATTGTACTAGAGAATATGGACACTTTAGTAAATCCTAAAGCAGATTTTTACAACTACGTTAACGGTAGTTGGATGAAGAATACAGATATTCCTGATGACAGATCTAGTTGGGGTGGTTTCTCTGTGTTACGCCAGTCTACAGATGCAGATGTTTTAGAAATTATTGCAGAAGCTAAAGAAAGTGGCAAATATGGTGCAGACACAGACCAAGCAAAAGCACTTGCTATTTTTGAAACTAAGTTAGATACAACTGCAAGAAACAAAGCAGGTTTAACACCTATAGAACCAGCTTTAAAAGCAATAGCAGAGGTTAAAAGTTTATCAGACTTACAAACAGTTTTAGCTAAAAATCCAGCGGTTTCTTCTCCGTTTATTGGTTTTAGTGTACGTGCAGACTTAAATAACTCTGCAATGAATGCTGTTTATATGGGTGGTGCTGGTCTTGGTTTACCAGACCGTGATTATTACTTAGAGCAAGATAGTAAGTCTAAAGAAATTAGAGAACAGTATAAAAAATACATCTCTAAAATGTTACAAATGTTAGGAGATTCTAAAGAAGTTGCTAATAAGGCAGCTATAACTATTTTAGATCTAGAAACTAAATTAGCAGAACCACGTTTAGACAAAGTACAAAGTCGTGATGCAAGAAATTTTAATAATCCTAAAACAGTTGCAGAAGCAGATGCTATGCTTTCTTCTTTAGATGTTAAAAAAATGATTGCTGATTTAGGAATGACTAAAAAGTTTGATACTATTTTGGTAACACAACTAAAATATACAGCAGCTTTAGATAAGTTATTAAAAAATACACCTATTGAAGATTTAAAAACTCTTGTAAAATGGGATACTTTTAACGGAGCAACTGGTAGGTTAACTACAGCTACCGAAACAGCTAGTTGGGAGTTTTACAGCAAATATTTAAGAGGTGCTAAAAAACAACGTCCTGCAGATGAGCGTGCTCTAGCAACAGTAAACGGTACAGTTGGTGAGGCTTTGGGTAAATTGTATGTAGATGCTAAGTTTCCGCCAGAAGCTAAAGTAAAAGCAGAAAAAATGATTGCTAATGTAATTACAGCTTATAAAAACCGAATTAAGAAATTAGATTGGATGAGTGAGGATACAAAAGTTAAAGCAATTGAAAAGTTAGACAAATTTACTGTTAAAATAGCTTATCCAGATTCTTGGGAAGATTACTCTAATATGGAAGTAGCAGCAGACAAGTCTTATTTTGATAATATGACGGCTGTTGGTAAATGGGGTAGAGCAAAAAACTTTGCAGAAATTGGAGAGCCAGTAGATAAGAGCGAGTGGGGAATGTCTCCGCAAACGGTTAACGCATATTTTAACCCAATGAATAACGAGATTGTTTTTCCTGCTGCAATTTTACAACCTCCTTTTTATAACTATACTGCAGATGATGCTGTAAATTATGGTGGTATTGGAGCTGTAATTGGACACGAAATTTCTCATGCTTTTGATGATAGTGGTGCTCGTTTTGATGCTGAAGGTAACCTTAAAAACTGGTGGACAGATGAAGATTTGGCTGCTTTTACAGAAAGAGGCGATGCTTTAGCAACACAGTACAGTAATTTAGAAGTTTTAGATAGCGTTTACGTAAACGGTAAATTTACTTTAGGTGAAAACATTGGTGATTTAGGTGGCGTTTTAGGTGCTTATGACGGTTTACAATTGTTATTTGAAGAAAATGGAAGACCAGAAGATATTGATGGTTTTACAGCAGAACAACGTTTCTTTATGTCTTGGGCTACAGTTTGGAGAACTAAGTCTAGAGATGAAGCTCTACGTAACCAAGTAAAGACAGATCCGCACTCTCCAGGAATGATTAGAGCGGTACAACCTTTATTAAATATTGATGCTTTTTACGATGCTTTTGATATTAAAGAAAGAGATCCTATGTATGTTGCACCAGAAAAAAGAGTGCGTATTTGGTAG
- a CDS encoding molybdenum cofactor biosynthesis protein MoaE, with product MKNDKIKNVFKEGAISSAFIGEAIAKHQSKTQIGAHNIFLGQVRADKIDDKIVKAIEYTAYEEMANLKFHEIKETTFSKFDITCMHIYHSKGIVNIGEICLFVFVSAPHRQVVFDALNYVVEEIKAQVPVFGKEVFEDSSYQWKVNK from the coding sequence ATGAAGAATGATAAAATAAAAAATGTGTTTAAAGAAGGTGCTATCTCTAGTGCTTTTATTGGTGAAGCTATTGCCAAACACCAAAGCAAAACACAAATTGGCGCTCACAATATATTTTTAGGTCAGGTTAGAGCAGATAAAATAGATGACAAAATTGTAAAAGCTATAGAGTATACCGCTTATGAAGAAATGGCAAACCTTAAGTTTCACGAGATAAAAGAAACTACATTTTCTAAGTTTGATATTACTTGTATGCACATTTACCATAGTAAAGGTATTGTAAACATAGGTGAAATATGTTTATTTGTTTTCGTTTCTGCACCACACAGACAAGTAGTTTTTGATGCGCTTAATTATGTTGTAGAAGAAATAAAGGCACAAGTACCTGTTTTTGGAAAAGAGGTTTTTGAAGACAGCTCATATCAATGGAAAGTAAATAAATAA
- the moaC gene encoding cyclic pyranopterin monophosphate synthase MoaC, whose protein sequence is MVDITQKAITLRTAIAQAVVKVSTQATIDAINNKTVPKGDVFAMSKAAGLLGVKKTPDLLPDCHPLPIEFTDITYQINDLEITILITVKTNYKTGVEVEAMHGASIVALNMYDMLKPIDKGIEIHHIKLLKKTGGKSDIINK, encoded by the coding sequence ATGGTAGATATTACACAAAAAGCAATTACGTTAAGAACTGCAATTGCACAAGCCGTTGTAAAGGTAAGTACACAAGCCACTATAGATGCCATAAACAATAAAACTGTTCCTAAAGGAGATGTTTTTGCCATGAGTAAAGCTGCTGGTTTACTTGGTGTAAAAAAAACACCAGATTTATTACCAGACTGCCACCCTTTACCAATTGAGTTTACAGATATTACGTACCAAATTAACGACTTAGAAATAACAATTTTAATTACCGTAAAAACAAACTACAAAACCGGTGTAGAGGTAGAAGCTATGCACGGAGCAAGTATTGTTGCCTTAAATATGTACGATATGCTAAAACCCATAGACAAAGGCATAGAAATACACCATATAAAACTTTTAAAGAAAACAGGTGGTAAATCTGACATTATCAATAAGTAA